A genomic window from Prunus persica cultivar Lovell chromosome G2, Prunus_persica_NCBIv2, whole genome shotgun sequence includes:
- the LOC18787279 gene encoding E3 ubiquitin-protein ligase SDIR1 — MDQPMERRSEVSCCCRLSTLAVIEPETDLPCTQFLITVKSTTFTFNHASDEENDAVSPPTSEYYSHELQLDLLMDENASRAKLAEALLSELHCPPELCAAMVDKVANGAVAEEASSRPFSDFMLVHIEACLDVFVEQFGGSEEEEATAPKFVPASRAAISKLETATVEESAVCAVCLEEMAVGSDSTCMPCSHLYHRGCIVEWLQKSRVCPMCRFSLPADLSGRWSGRQTGSSILLPD, encoded by the coding sequence ATGGATCAACCGATGGAGAGGCGAAGCGAAGTCTCCTGCTGCTGCCGGTTATCTACATTAGCCGTGATTGAGCCTGAAACTGACTTGCCATGTACCCAATTCTTGATCACTGTCAAGTCCACGACATTTACTTTTAATCACGCCTCGGATGAagaaaacgacgccgtttcaCCGCCCACTTCAGAATACTACTCGCACGAGCTCCAACTTGACCTACTGATGGACGAAAATGCGTCGAGGGCAAAGCTCGCCGAGGCTCTGCTTTCCGAGCTGCATTGCCCGCCGGAGCTCTGCGCCGCCATGGTGGATAAGGTAGCAAACGGCGCCGTTGCGGAAGAGGCTAGTTCCCGCCCTTTCTCGGACTTCATGCTCGTTCACATCGAGGCGTGCCTCGATGTTTTCGTCGAGCAGTTCGGCGGCTccgaggaggaggaggcgaCCGCCCCGAAATTCGTGCCGGCGAGCAGGGCGGCGATTTCGAAGTTGGAGACGGCGACGGTTGAAGAATCGGCGGTGTGCGCGGTTTGTCTGGAGGAGATGGCCGTTGGATCGGACTCCACGTGTATGCCGTGCTCGCATCTTTATCACCGGGGCTGCATTGTGGAGTGGCTGCAGAAGAGCAGGGTTTGCCCGATGTGTCGGTTTTCTCTGCCTGCCGATCTGTCGGGGCGCTGGTCGGGTCGGCAAACCGGATCTTCTATTTTGTTGCCCGATTAG
- the LOC18786405 gene encoding receptor homology region, transmembrane domain- and RING domain-containing protein 1 — protein MSIEVLERVVGDPRFRLTTELEAVIEPQTELRSTKFLLNMEARVNRLHPCWDFEFEDLYEDNHIDQKNCTTLVSVKHEKLEIDPFAAGNASEEDSRTAISGKLSCLSVPAAICQWMTDKILNDASFYLFVTRGGTGHKVLNLSVFINVHVVDTYVWNDDLGEAGLEFVPWTKKLWVDNKLERVREVQVSTVCSICMEEIVVGSEGTCMPCSHLFHGACILKWLDKSRSCPLCRFSMPALMHEERGMKRDDGRSF, from the coding sequence ATGTCGATTGAAGTTTTGGAAAGGGTGGTGGGTGACCCTCGTTTCCGGCTTACTACAGAGCTTGAAGCCGTAATTGAACCCCAAACCGAGCTGCGATCCACCAAATTCCTTCTGAACATGGAGGCTAGGGTTAATCGCCTTCACCCCTGCTGGGATTTCGAGTTTGAGGACTTGTACGAGGACAACcacattgaccaaaaaaattgcACCACCCTCGTCAGCGTTAAGCACGAAAAGCTCGAGATCGACCCCTTCGCGGCTGGCAATGCCTCAGAAGAGGATTCGAGGACTGCCATATCCGGCAAGCTATCTTGCTTGAGCGTGCCAGCCGCAATTTGTCAGTGGATGACAGATAAAATATTGAACGATGCCTCTTTCTATTTGTTCGTTACCAGAGGTGGTACCGGGCATAAGGTTTTGAATCTTTCGGTTTTCATCAATGTTCATGTTGTTGACACTTACGTGTGGAACGATGACTTGGGGGAGGCCGGATTAGAATTCGTGCCGTGGACGAAAAAATTGTGGGTTGACAATAAGTTGGAGAGGGTGAGAGAAGTACAAGTTTCGACTGTGTGTTCGATTTGTATGGAGGAGATTGTGGTTGGTTCGGAAGGGACTTGTATGCCATGTTCTCATCTTTTTCATGGAGCTTGCATTCTCAAGTGGCTGGACAAAAGCAGGTCTTGTCCATTGTGTCGATTTTCCATGCCTGCTTTGATGCATGAAGAGAGAGGTATGAAGAGAGATGATGGACGAAGTTTTTAG